The genomic segment gaaaaaataaaatttaaatgaggcTTGTCAAATTAAGACTATATATGGTCATTGTCAACTACCCAAAATTTTTGATAAGCCTATTGGATATACTCTTCTCTTATCTGACAGGGTGTTCGCTCATGTCCTGCAGAAGTTTAAAGTTTCTAGTGTCCCTACGGTAATGAGCTTCTTTGACCTTTTCCGGGGCTTTTTCGGCTTTCGTGGACCTCGGAGCCACAGAGATCCCTTTTTTGGCGGGATGACTGgagatgatgacgatgatgatgacgaagaggaggaagacagaagcaCGTGGGGTCGAGGGAGCTATAGGTTTGATGGTTCTCAGCCTCCGGAGGAATTCGGTTTCAGCTTCAGCCCAGGAGGAGGGATGCGATTCCACGACAACTTTGGCTTTGATAATCTAGTACGAGATTTCAATAGCATCTTCAGTGAGATGGGGGCCTGGACCTTGCCTTCCCACTCTCCTGAACTTCCAGGTCCCGACTCAGAAACACCTAGTGAGAGACTGCGGGAAGGGCAGACGCTGCGGGACTCAATGCTTAAGTACCCTGATAGTCACCAGCCCAGGATCTTTGAGGGGGTCTTGGAGAATCCTGCAAGACCTGAATCCCCCAAGTCAGCTCCAGACTGGGGGTCTCAGAGACCTTTTCATTGGTTGGATGATATATGGCCTGTTACCCCCCGTTCTAGAGCCAGAGAGGACAACGATCTTGACTCCCAGGTTTCCCAGGAGGGTCTCGGTCCACTTCTCCAACCCCAACCCAAACCCTATTTCAAGAGCATCTCTGTGACCAAGATCACCAAGCCAGATGGGGCCGTGGAGGAGCGCCGTACTGTGGTGGACAGTGAGGGACAGAACGAGACCACAGTGACCCACCACGAAGCACGTGACAGTTCCAGCAGTGATCCAGTCTCTGAAAGATCTTCAGCTCTGGATGATCCCTTTTCCATCCTGGATTTGCTCCTTGGACGTTGGTTTCGATCCCGGTAGCTTTGTTAATAACCTTCAGAAGTCTTCAGGTCCTTTCCATTCCCTTCAAATTGCCCATTGCCAATAAGCTTAGCTTTGTGTGTCATCCTAAGGGTTGTAAGTGTGTGAAACAATGCATTGAGCTTATGCCAGTCTGTCATTCATCCAAATTAACCAAGAAAGCCTTTATTTATGCTAAAAAAATATCTATTGTTTGTccatttatttttacagaaaataaaaagtggatAATTAACAGGGAAATGTGGTATCTAGTCctattaatcattaatcaatatATATAACCACATATACAGTGTTAGAAATCAAAGCTTGTCAGGCTcagtatttattgtatttatgctCTCTAAAGTTAGTAGCTTAAAGCTCTAAACAAAGCATAAAGGGATATATCCatactgtcatttttttccccaaaggagCAGGTTCTTTTGGtgcaggcctttgatcccagttaCTGAAAATTCTGTGACAGTGGGGCTTGTAAGTTCATGGTATGCCTGGGTGATGGAGCTGTTAGTGGAAACCTGAGCAAATCAGCATTACAGCCAGAcatatcattgtttttaattaaaggatctataaaaatacaaaactactAGTAGCTCAGTGGTGAAACACTTGACTAGCATGCATGAGCCACCTATTTCAATCCTAAggacacaaaagcaaaagtatTAGACAAGGGAGCAAAGGCTGAAAGAAAGACTGAAAGGGTAGGAAGTTATGGATGAAGAAGTAAAGTTTGGTTAAAGAgggttttaaaaaattgtcaacACTTAAGCTGTTTGCTGTAAATCCTGCAGGCTTATCTCACTTGTGAGTATTAGTTTggagaagataaataaaattattaagtcATAAAATGAAGGTTGAGAAGCTTTGATTGGTCTAAGGAAGAAAAACAGCCCTGGATAAAGAGATActgagcaacaacaaaaatgaaagagaactgTTCATGTCTGCAAAGAGCTGAGAAACAGTTCAACTCAACGTTAAAACTCCGTtccagagccaggcggtggtggcgcacgcctttaatcccagcactcaggaggcagaggcaggcagatttctgagttcggaggccagtctggtctacaagagctagttccaggacaggctctagaaactacagggaaaacctgtaGTATCATAATCATCACCATGACTGGTGCTGACACTACACGTGAAGCTCCATTCCAAAACTTGTTCTTACATAGCTTTAACAattaaatgaagtaattttagaatttttaaatgaattctaCATAATATTCTATATAAGTAATCAAATTAACATTATCCATGCTAGTTAAGGAACAATAAATGACACTTCATTCAGGTATGAGGCTGGAGTTCACAAGTGGACAAATATTGCATTACCCAAACCTTTATGTTTGAGTTCATGTAAGGATAATGGTACTTGCAGGAACTTTCCTTAATGTTTCCAAGAACTATGCAGTTCAACCTCATTATGCTTAGCTAGTTGAAGGGACAACTCTCAATAAGATAGTACTGCTTAGAAGAGAACACACAGAGATATTGACACTTGATAAGAGGGTAATTACAATCACatgaccagaagaaaaaaaagtaaatttggtACCAGGAAGATTGGAATCTTGAAAACTTAAAGGCACAATGTAAAATTAAAGATGCTTTACTTACAGTGGAAAAGGATAACTTATTGGATGATAATGACAAATTGGTGAATCTATTTGACCATACACAAATGTCAgtcaaaaacaaattattttgcaTTCATATGTCAGCAATAGTTTGAGAGGTCTCTGGAACTCtatttgagtttttaatttaaaagaaaatatcaatgaGAGACTACACAGATACTAAGGTAGGATTCTTAAACAATAATTTAGAAAAAGTGATATTTGCTAGTTGGCAATATACCTATAGGCTCCTTCTACTGtctgtttataatttttgtttatttttctctaatataGAAAGAATAGCTTTTAAAAGTGGTGATAGGTAGTCCACTGCATTTGTTCATTCTCCTCTACAACAATCTCCATAGTGTGGTATCAACTATGTTATATCTGCCTTGGGGCTATgataaaggaaagagggaaagaaaaaggactgTATAGAACAAATACATATTGTAAATGCTTGCTTCACTGTGACTGATGATGAAGGCTATAAATGTTAAGATTATATAAATGGTACAATTGTAAAATGGATATTAAGGAAAATGTAACTGAGGGTTGAAGACACGTCTTTTTTGATTCAGACTGGTTTGAATTTCTCATTTTGTTATATGCTTCCTTGGGTACTTTATTTTTCACTCTTGACTTCTTTGTctataaatgaagataaaatggTACCATTCTAGAATTTCTGTGTTTCTACTGGAATTGAATCAAAAGTATTAGTAAAATTCTTTAAATAGTAGGACACTTAGTACTTCAATttggttaatttaaaaagcatatattttaaatgtgatttgACTTGGAATTTTAAGTGACAGAGAGCTCCACTGGCATTTGGAAAACAATTGATCCAGTAACCAACCGCAGAAAATTAAACTTTGTTCTCTAAATAAATGTCAACTACAAGctggaatataaaattaaattgaaattgtgaaattgttataattaatataatttacttcaagtaaataaatgtaaatattgtgTGTATGAAGCATaatttgtcttgaaaaatatacTTAGATAACTGCATTTTATGATCTAAGACAATCTTCCTGACTTTCTATATTTAAACTTGTTTTAAGTATATTATTTAAGATAAAATGCATGATTtacaaaaacaattattttatatgtggtgCTAATATATGCTATATGTCATTTGCATATACTTTCTAGAATGTGAATAATcaataatatataatactttaaaaattaattgtggttttgttataatattaaataagCAATTATATAATGAACACACACTTAAGCTTTAACTGCCATTGTGATATTTATAATTGAGCTTGGATTATAGTATGAGTTATTACTTTTAAAGAACTAAGATGCTAGGtgaaatttattataatattgtaattatttttcttccttatcttGTTTagatttcaaaaattttaaattgtatgtttttgtgtaattataaCTCTTACATACATAGTAATTACTGTAATAGTGCATATAAATAGCAAAAATTACATGGACTTGTAATGATCTGTGAATTTCCATAATCAACATTACTGGCTTATGTGCTTCTCAAAATTATTTATGGAAAACACTCATTAAGAAGCAAAGGTCTTTATTATGTAGCTATAAATCATGAGTGTTTATTAGAAAAATGTTCTCTATTTAGAGAGACAAGCATATATATTATCagtagaaacaatgtttttactaatatatgaaatataagaCATAAGTATTTCAATTTCCTGAATAAATCATCAATCAGACATATTTTAGTATCAAGGAAAGCAAGTTATAGATTAATAATTGCGTACTTATATAGctacaaaaactaaaaacatattGGCTTGAATAAGATCATGAATATTATTTTGCAtaatttctacctctgcttatATGGAACTGCCTTTTGAAGCTTAAGGTCAAAATGAATGACACAGTGAGAAATCGCAAAATTTATTGAAGTAcctttcaataaaatacttaaagtATGTATTTCAATAAAAGAGTAGTAATTTTCATTGTTGGCCCAGCTAGCATTCAGTACAAGCTCATTCAAGTTTTTTCCATAGCTGCCAGGGGAGtctcttttcactttctttgcCGTTAgctatttttcttccctttaaattACAAGGATATATATTTACCTCAAAGTTAAATATACCATCTAATTTTGGAGCCTTCCTACTTTTCAAAAACTCTCTTAGTCCTTCCTACATCGTTATCTGTGACTGTCACTTTCTACCTGGAATGCTAAAACCCTCTATGTGAATTTGACGCTAGATGCAAAGCATTCTCCAGCTGCTTTGAACAGAATCCCTAGGAATGTAGTGTCTTGACAACTGAAGTTCCTTTGTCCTTGGGTCAAATCTTTTATATATCAATGTATTTTTTTAGTCTTGTCCAGATTGCAACTATTTTCTgtaaatagatagatgaataaatgatCATAACCCCTATAATAATCATGGATCATAATTATATGAAATAtgataatttaatattaataccATCTTTTACATGGATGTGGTTCTTTTTAGGACATAAATTGAAACTAAGAATTTAGcttgtcgccgggcggtggtggcaaacgcctttaatcccagcactcgggaggcagaggcaggcggatctctgagttcgaggccaggctggtttgcaagagctagttccaggacaggctctagaaactacaggggaaccctgtctcgaaaaaccaaaaaaaaaaaaaaaagaatttagcttGTCTAAACttactttgaaataattttgtgaaaaTTTATTAAGATAGGTATACTAACTATATTATGTGGTaaattaaatttacatatataaacatagaaCTTCAGAAAGTAAGCTTCCAAACTCTTCATTTccttctaataaataaaaagaatctaaaaGAGGGAGTCATTATAATTATACCTTTTATTCACGGTTAAAGTAATGGATCTGGAGGTGATGAGATGTGGGGGAGAAGAAATGGGATgaatagaaaacaggaaaaataatgatataCTTCATGAGTAAGAAATCtattttcaggaaaagaaaaaaacattaaaaaagaaaaataattttgaatgtttCCACATGCTAATTAGAAAGAATCTTTCCTTGTTAGTATagtgaaaaacaataaaaaagaaagaatcttacAAATTGTGTTACTTTGGTCTATATTTTATAACTGCAGTCTAGAAATACTGAACCATCTAGGCACCAGAATGAAGATTAGggctttgtaaaataaataaatacataaagcaaagtatACCTTTAATTAGGGGAAATAGCTTTATAAATTTATTAGTAAATTGTTGGTAGAAGTTTCTTTCCTGTCTGCCAGTTCCCATATAATCACTTTGAGGCTCAATATCAATTAAGAATACTTAGCCAATAGCATAAGGTTGTCATTTTCTAACTTAAACCATTTTTCTTATAtatgctttgccatgtgtctCATGTCTTGTTACTTTACTCTCTACAATTCCTGCTTCCATGGCAGCTAATGTCTACTCAGACTCCACCTTTGCTCTTCCATCATTCTTCTTGTTTGATTttcccacctataattcctgcctggcacCTGGCTAATCAGCTGTTTTATTTAACTAATCTGactgacaaatttttacagtatacaaaattattattccacagcacttaCTGTAAACTGTAAAAGATAATTCTTTTAATTTACAGAGGAAATGTCTGTATATTCTTTTTCAATGATTATTTTTCACCTCTGTGGTAAAGTGTTAATAGATTTTGAGAGAAAGtacaaattttcaaaatgttttaaaataaattttctttatgataCTTGTACTAGAAAATTTATAACGCTTACATAAAagaagtattatttataaaatgcaaCTCCTTCAATATTCATAAAATGCATgacctaaacagaaaattaaGCAAGTTGTCTTACTATATAGCATGTACCAGTTTTAAAAACCTTAGCCAATATATCATCTTCCATACTATCTTCACTTTCTGAAAAGGGTATTGATATTTACAATATTATTGggcaaataaattaatattatgaaTTATCTCTTAACCCTTCCTTAAGCACAGCTTAACTAGAATgtagaatgaagaaataaatcaagTTTTATCTTAATATAATTCTAATATCTTGTAGTGGCAGATGTTTATTTAAAGAGAAGATATATACAtgcgttttctctctctctctctgtttcttttgttcttcctttcttttctttctttccttccttcattcattccattcttccttccctccttcctttcttcttttctcacataCTACTTCCCGATCACAGTTCCTCTTCCCTGCACTTCTCCTGCTTCATCCACTTCATCTCCCTCTCTCCAAATCCTCTcttcttgtttctatttcataGAAGACTAGGCCTCCCAAGGATATCAAACAAACACTCTATAACAATTCCCAATAAGACCAGGGACGAACCCTTATATCAAGGCTGTGCAACACaacccaggaggaagaaaaatggtCACAAGAGTAGGTAAATGAATGATAGGTGGTCCCTACTCACACCATTTGGTGCACAAGAACACTAAACTttacaaccataacatatatccAGAAGACCTATCTCAGACCTATATAGGCTCAATGGTTTTCCTTTCAAGTCTTGTTGTGCCCCTATGATGCCTCTTTAGTTGGTTCTGTGaactgtgttcttttggtgtcctgGGACCCATTCACTCACagatcctttttttctgtttcctcctggttcccagagctctgcctaatgtttgccGGTGGGTCCCTGTATCTTttcccatcagttactgaatgaagccTCTATGAAGACAATTGTACTTGTATCCAGTCTATGAGTATACgagaatattattaggaatcatttcacttactttttaaaaattgttatcattaatttattttacatcttaagCTCAGTTTCTGCTACCTCCTGTCCTCCCAggtcccccttttctctcttccaccttcttCACTCCCATATAatctatttccattttaatttaagaaatggaAGCCCTCTCGTGACTGACAAAATATGGCATAACAAATTTGTTGTTACATGtctttggttctatcctagatcTTAGGTCTTTGGGCGAGCCAACCTATATATCCTGGCCATCCAGATATTAGACTGGGTGTCCATTTTTTCTCTTGGCCTTAGTTTGAGCCAGTCATTTTGTAgctactcccacaagctctgagcaaacttaacagcacatcttGCTATCAGTAAAAaatgtagatcaaaggttttgttaCTGGAGTGATGTTCCAGTCTCTCCACTGAAAGACTTGCCTAATTGGAGTTGATGGCTAGTTCATGGTCCATATTCCCTATTACCAGGTGTCTTCCTTACTGTCATTCTTGTAGAATTCAGGTTGTTTCCACTGCATTACTTTTCCACAAGGTCACAGAAATACTTCCCAATTACAGCTGTCTTTCCAAGTTCTATCTTCCTTTATCCCTTCCACCCATGCTAGAGGCTTCCTGTTCCCAAATAATCCTGCCTTCAATCCACCtgtgaaatctcttctattttacCTTCCCAGGGAGATACATACTTCCTCACTTAAATCCTTCTTGATAtttagtttctctgtgtctgtgaactGTAGAATTATTAtactttacttatatttatttcatatggaTTCTTAAGTATTTAGTAATTAATTTCAAAGCTAAGGAAATcctaaattattatttatcatatGTATATTGTAAAAATACCCATTGATTCCTAAATACTTTTAGaatctacatttatttttaaatgagtaccTGTATATCTGTGATATCTGCTTTGAAACCCACCAGGTTACTGAAGTTAGAATATAGTTTCTCAAAAGTGGTACTCATTCTGCAATGTAACATCTTAGGATGAGAGTCTTGCTCTTCACTCTAGATCTGCCTTTGACACACCCACTAATCTTTGAAAATGTAAGAAATTTTGAAACCACCATCTGTATTTTaagctctaaatatttatctcaGTGATTTAGGTTTGTACCttctgaaatgtatttttaatcttgCTTAATTGAGGCATAAATAAAGTTTACAGATTgtaatgtaagaaaaataaaggttacTATGGAAATTGAATatgagaaatattttctctgctaTTCTCTTAATTCTTGGACTTATAAAAGTTTATTTGTGATCTTAAATGAGAGACAGATAaggcttacattttttttaataaaataagtgtTGCTATGGAAATTCTTGTTGAAGTTATGTGCTCTGGGTTTACTTTCTATCTAAGCAACAAAGTAGAACTATTTTCTATTTCTCAAAACCCACaagtattttctaattattttttcttttcaggtaaGTTCTTACCATGGAAGCTTCATTGATCTtcaacttgttttgtttgtttgtttgtttgtttggttggttggttggttggtttctttttttttcttggccttgctggcctcaaactcaaaaaaatcttcttgctcctgcctcccaagcacaGGGAATAAAAGTATGCACTGCCAATGCAGGGATCATGTGTTCTGTTGCTATCCAACTGGGTTCCTTTGTAACTTGTCTTTCCATAATGGAAGATGTCAGATTCTGTTATGGCATGTGTAaccattattgtttttattttttcatgcaatatatatGTCAAAATTACCAAATCAAAAAAAGCACACATAACAATGACATAACTAAACTAAATATAATTACACAAATGTGTACAGATAAAACTGTGAAATCATCTTTTTGGGGATAATGCACTACAGGTATGAAAGATATTTTCAGATGGTAAAATACAGTAAAAGGGACTGATGATCTATTTGCATTACTCCTTGCAAATGCAGGTAAAtcctatttcaaaatataaaaaatttgaaatttttacaCTTTAATATAATCATAAGTGAACATAATATAACAGGGAAAGAATTGTACCTTTAActctaaaaaataaatcaaaatcaacaaagaaacaaaaattaaatttcattttgtattggccAAATACTCATGGGCATAGGACGTATATTGGTTTATGACTTCATCTGAGAGGGCAGATTTCCTTTCACCAGAAGTTATGAATTGCAAGTACCTTCTTGGTTAGAGGAAACAAGTTTGAAATctacatgaactcacagagactttaGTGGCATATACAGCATCTGCACAAGTTCTAAGTTTcactataatttctttctttgcagttttccttttcctccttgcaTGAGGGAAATTCTCTGATGGATGACTTGCACTTGGCATTGGGCTGTAAGTTAGTTAAGTCTCTTGATTAATCACCAAATTGACCAAACCAAATAGGCAAAATATTTTACTGGTATATTACAAGACACACATTGTCTGCTGCTTATaggaaaattaatattaatttcaaaagcTTTGGAATATGGTAAGCAAAGGTATATTTTactacttacttatttttaattttacttttattaagaaatgaaaacCCATTCTATGTAAATAAAGTTTAcacaatatttgaaaacaaattaatATGTCTGGGTTGTAATTATGTTTTCTAAATTAAAGatataatattcatataaaatCAATGTAATAGAAATGGCAGCATGTCAGTCATTAGtaaatcattattattatgttcttaaatttatgttatttttatattgtatattatgaCACtaacttttttaattatttcaaaactttaagtaataaaaatgtataaccATATGGTAACAACAACCTAATCTTATCATCTGAATATGTAATATTCTCTGTATTCCATTTTCATGTATAATaaatatgcattcatttattttatgacatATCACATCTTATTCATGAGAACTTAACAAAAGTAATTAAACCTACATTAGGAAGAATTCAAACTTTCTTCATCAAATATGTTAATACAATTTTTTCCATAATTCTTTAATCAACTGGGAAATCCATCAGCTATTAAATAGCAAGTGTTCAAATGTTTCAGtctgaacaataaaaataaataggaactGAGTTCTATTTCAGTCTAACAGCATCTTGTCTCTGTCAAGGGCTTcatttgaaacatttatattttacatttaccaTTTTggattttatgtaaaataatgtTCTACCAATTCAGATTTAGAAATTGTCTTccgatttttaaaaataaagcagtggACTTTGCATAAATCACTAGTTGGAAATTTCCAGTATATTTGGAGATAGAATCTTGCTGTATGGCTTTGACATACTATAAActcagtttgtagagcctgttgGCCTCTGCCCTCAATCCtgcccaaatgctggggttactttattaaaaaaaaaagaaagaaaaaaaataaaataaacatttttgacCTCTCAGTTATTTTGAAGAATTTGCTCTTTCTGATGTACTAcagtttatttaattattatgttttcttttatttctggcCCTTTGCTTGTCACCCTTCTTTCCCCTTACTTCCTAATATGTGGAAGAAGGGGCCTTTTATTGGTCCCCAGCTGCTTacccctaaaataatcacacagaaactgtattatttaaatcactgcttggcccattagctctaccttcttattggctaactcttacatattaatttaagccatttctattaatctgtgtatcaccacatggctgtggcttactggctaaagctCCATCAGGCATATTTCTTTGggaggctacatgacttctctctaactctgcccttcttctgcccagtattcagcttagttccctgcctagctaagttctgccctgctatagagccaaagcagttttttttttttactcattaatggtaatcagagTATACAAAGGGCAATCCCATATTATCTCCCTTttgctgtttaaataaaaaggaaggttttaactttaacatagtaaaattacatataacatagCAGGTATCAAgtaataattacagttataatatttatatctactttgtctttttcataactaaggaaaactataactataactataaattcttcaagtCTATCAAGCATTACAGAAGGATATAGTTTTACCTaaataaacaataagttcattataagaaacttccaaaactgtaaaattgacagagacatctcaatgcctggacagtcacccacagttcttCCGTACTGTAGTTGGGTATCCATCTTCCGTCAcacttttctgtgtcctgcaggatgtctagcagactctttaaGGAAACAGGAACCTCAAAGGACTTTCTCAcattctttaggcaacttcatcagtcatttttctgtggatcctgaaTGTCCAGTCACTAAGCAGTCCAGAAAAgtgcaatttcttgcccaaatggctaaccaacttcataaggagcctcttcaatgcccatcttcctcttgaagtaattggagctgccaggagcagatgtgtcctCATGATAAGTCATGATAAGTCCTcaattcttaaaaacattttaaatgccatattctgtactctttgaaaggtttgaagaatacctatccatctgaaatacatatctgtacatctagaaaatttaactaacatgactgcaagcttgactattataaatgaacCTATTAACCTATATGtaataattatacattacatttttaaatgagttgggCAAACACAATACATAATCaggaacagaaatacatatacaaagtataacaaaattgatcttaaatttttatcaatagagcaagatcaataccaatgcaaatctctatagcactAATCTATCTCTAGTGGTACCTGTAATATTAATAAGGGACATTTTTATCGCATATAATTCAATAAGTTCTTAATTTTCAGGACTTTGCAGTCTATTAAGACAcaattcttattgttttttttttgtttgtttgtttgtttttttgtttttcgagacagggtttctctgcagcttttttagagcctgtcctggaactagctcttgtagaccaggctggcctcgaactcacagagatccacctgcctctgccttccgagtgctgggattaaaggcgtgcgccaccaccgcccggcacacaaTTCTTATTGTTATATATCTTGCTTGCCAATTCAACTTAAATGcactgtatttaaaattattagcaAAAGTATACTTAATTATTTtgtgatattaaaaataacaccttATAATATATTCCTTTTACTTCTACAACTCTTAAAATAAGACAatatcttttgttatttttatcttttcattggTTATATCTCAAATCATACTTTTCCATAAAGAAATAGATAGAAGTTGTCAAAATCAAACACTTTGAATTTTTTCTGAAAAGGTGAGGTAGAATTTGCACCACCTCCAAAGAGAGATCTAATTTCAACTGTTTACAGTGAAGGAACTAGTATGGCTACAGTTGACTGTCTAtattatgtttgtatatatacatatacatatatgcatgtatttatgtttatatagt from the Arvicola amphibius chromosome 10, mArvAmp1.2, whole genome shotgun sequence genome contains:
- the LOC119825462 gene encoding HCLS1-associated protein X-1-like — translated: MSFFDLFRGFFGFRGPRSHRDPFFGGMTGDDDDDDDEEEEDRSTWGRGSYRFDGSQPPEEFGFSFSPGGGMRFHDNFGFDNLVRDFNSIFSEMGAWTLPSHSPELPGPDSETPSERLREGQTLRDSMLKYPDSHQPRIFEGVLENPARPESPKSAPDWGSQRPFHWLDDIWPVTPRSRAREDNDLDSQVSQEGLGPLLQPQPKPYFKSISVTKITKPDGAVEERRTVVDSEGQNETTVTHHEARDSSSSDPVSERSSALDDPFSILDLLLGRWFRSR